gaaaaggTAGTTATGGACCAGGGAAATATTTACGAGCTTATCGGGACTCTTATGAATCATAATCTCCACCTTCTATGAAATACCTCCATGTACTATTTGGAACAGCGTATTACTAATACCTACATATCTTATCTCATATAGATAAGAGTCCCATACTGAAAAACACACCTTTACGTTCTTGCGTCGCATAGTTGATTCCACTTGTTCAATTTGgttcataataattaactatCGCTTTCCACGTAGTGTTTTAAGGTAAATCCAAAATGGGACTTAGGAAGCCAGTTTTGTTCTACTTCGCAGTTGTGTTAGGTAAGTAAAGATCTAAGTTGTTTTTGTAGTACCTAAGTAGCTACTCCATTGCCCAATAGTTGCCTATGATTCGACTGGAAATTCTCATACAAGAACAATGCAAATTGTGTGAAAATATTACAAGCTGAGAGTTTTTGTACCTAGTAACCTTACGTTTTTGTAGCTAAACTAGAACTAGACGAATTTTCTTTACAACGGAAAATGTAATTTCCAAAAACcaattatttagaaaagtttGTTGTATCGTAAAACAAAACGAAGaatagtaaaatactttttaccaGTTTTTGATTGGGATGTAATAATGAAGTTTTGGGAATGAGTCAGAATTGACGTCTCATAACAAACATTGTACTATCGATTTCAGTCTCTCTTACTTTTctggtttattttataaaaaatagttgttTTTGCTGTTCTTTATTTCTATTGCGCCAATTATTTCCAGAATCTAGGTATGTAGGTTACTCCAAGTCGGATTTGATAAGTATTGGTCTTACGTTAATTAGCCAGTTTTCTGAAATCCTGGGGCTAATTGGTACTAATCTCAGAAACTATCTGTCCAATTTGCAAAAATACAGTTacatagcttatttttatagggctctgctctcatctctcacaagatagaaaatttattaagtatatttttttccattgtaaaatgatgttgcaaaagagcaatctgctgagtttcttgccggcttttctcgGTGGAAtttgccttctgaaccggtggtaatCACTACATaactgacttgaagtttcaaaagttcttataaactgggcctacttggaaaaaaaaatgaattttgatattataaaaatgcatTCGCTGTCCATTTCACAGTGATATTGAGCACTCTGACTCATGAAACCGAAGCCCGACGAAGGATCCTCAGAGGAAGGAGAGTTATGACCCGTACATATTACCGTAAGTCCTTTATTCTATATCTTTATCTATTTCAAAATCTGAAACTTCATTGTAttccatagtttttacttaCGCATTAATTTGGTACATAAAAAATGCTGTTCTGCTGTAGGTATCCGGTGTAAGTTGGCTTAGTTGTTATTCGACTAGTCGATTACGACTACATTTTTCAGTTGGACGTAAATAACTGGGCTGAGACTATACCTTCTTTTGACACAAGTTCTCATAGGCTGAGAATGATGACCATTCTTTAGATCTTTATTaacagctattttttttttaacttaatacgtttaatattattaaaactgaaaGGTTGTATTGTCCTTATTTACAGGTGGAAACGCAGTACCGGCGTGGGCAATAAGTTTGTTGGCTGGAATCGGAATGTTAATAATCGGAGGAGTACTGTACGCTGTAATGAGAAAACTCGTCCTCTCTTCAGAAACTGGCACGTTGAATACTTACCAACCAGCTATGCAGCACGACAACAGTGTATAGTTGAACAGTATACAGTAATAAAACCTAATATAATCATCGAgaacacaaaatatttgttaatattttgcatattttttttattaaactgtatttataaaaaagttacgtAGGTTTAATTATATCTCAAGACTTCGGTACCAGTTTAAAGTGAAGTCCtgacaatatattatatggCAAATTTTGCACCAAAGATAGCTCCACATACATTAGACAGTAGACtgtattatttatactctttatttgcgcACTAAAAATACacgacaaaacaaaaaaaacagacaagCTTCTGTCTCAACTGTCTAAATCAGTGCATTAATCCTCGGGGAATATGCATTACCATTAGAGAGTATTCTGTTGTTTTGGTTTAACTCTCTTGATTTACTAGTTATTTACTAGGGACGACGAGGTTACTGGACTCAATTCATAGTTGAGCTAAAAATTCACTATTTGGGTAATATGCCAAGAACTTATTAAATATCGTCTCAAAGCCTTGTGGATCCTCTAATCAATCCAGCTCCTATGAAATGGCTAGTGCCCAGCAATGTGGCCATAACAGAAATTATGATGATACTGAAGTCTGTTTACAGAGGTTAATTTTTATCTTAAcatttagttataatatttaaggattgtaagttttaaattgaaactaaaataaattttttaaagataaattaattaccttatttattgtgttattcAGTTATTACAGGTGTGCTGGTAAACTTCATTCACAGAACATGTCATATTttacgattttattattatctgcaTTGAGTGAGTACATAAAGATTAAAGTTAATTTGAGGTGATGGTTGGGTTGGATGGTTTAAAACTCTCTGCGGTGATACTTGTCGGGGTCGAAGTATGATGTGACTACAACGCGATTGCTGAATTTCCTCCCGGTAAGCGTCTGTTGAGCTTTCTGACAATCTGCGATACTGTTGAATTCTACGAACACctggaaataatattaattaaatataaagaagatGACGACGTAACTTGTTCGAGGTCTTGTTTcaaactactaatattataaatgtgaaagtgtggatgtttgttaatcaatcacgcaaaaacattAAACGGACTTCGATAAATATGGCATGCAGGTAGCCTTCgacatggaaaataacataggttaacttttatcccggaagataagagagttcccgcgaTAATAAAACACCTGAAtccacgcaaacgaagtcgcgggtattaaataataacaaataacacacatgccatctagcccaaaagtaagcgtagcttgtgttatgggtactaagatgactgatgaatattttatgtatagttataaagataaacatccagacactaaaaaatattaatgttcatcacacaaacgttttccaagtttgggaatcgtacccacagcattggactcagaaagcagggtcgctgctcactgagCCAATCAAACCTTTATGTAAGTTTTGTCTGAATCAAAATATTCACACTATCGACAATTTGTCATTTCAAACAAagcaacataaaaaattaacactCTTACTATTTCACAGTTTCAGTTTGATTGGTAAATTACGGGGCCTTATAGTAGTTTTTATAATAGAGCAGGGCAACGATTGGTATAATTATACGCGTTCGCCATCTAAATTAGTTAGAGCTTTCTAGTATAAAAAGGCTTAACATGTTTTATCAGAACGCGAAATAATAAGATGACGTGACGCCAAACTATTTAACCGATTGTGTTTAAAATTCAAACCACATGGGATTACAGTAGGACAACTTATAGAGGAACAAAAAATAATCGTTAGATACACAATTGAtcgtgaaaaataataatttcttaaaatttatggataacagaaattatatcccctgaaaagggatataattaacgtgtccacctgctaaagcacgggaccATGGAATAGGAAAGGTTAACtaaccgtttattattacacatatgttatttggatattatttccacttgtgcgccagtgctctgagagttaataaagctgtgggagaagataaatttgtattccgtccccggggatataattgatTCATGTCCATGCTAGCAgtgcaggagacaaaaattatatccctgacACATGATATAATGAACATGTCCACctgtgtacatttttatttacattttcatcctttccccgaggatataaatctctcctgcccatgctagccatgctaaATGAGTATCTGTATATAGTGATTGTattatattgcttaaaacgcaatgTTTAGTGGATATCATACACACCTTTCCGCATCCAGGTACTTCAACGCCTTCAATTGGACGAGGAATTTCTATACTACGCACACAACCATATTTATTACATTCCTCCCTGAAAACAAGAATATTGGATTAATTTACCATATCTAATAATACGAAAGGTAtaggtatatttgtttatatgccAGAAAATGACCACCCTGGGTGTACAACAATTCAATAGACAGGCTATCTACCATAAGACAAAATATAAATGCATTCAATGAAGTCAAAgttgtatacaaaaaaattacttttgtgaTACTATAACCTTAAAGATATGCTATCAAACATTAGATATTGGCTCAACCATTGAACCTATTGTGAAGAAATTGCTAACCACTTAATTGATCTTGGTAAGATTTTGGATAGAATTCGTTTGCAtccaaaagatatttttattttggagaTAAAAGGTTTCCTGCTTAACTTTACAAGCCCAAATAAAAAGCAGATGAGAAATTTGTCACAAATTTTTTGGCTTTGTTGGCCATAAactagtcatcatcatatcaaccccttaCGGGTCAAGTACAGGGCATGgctctcttcccacaatgagaagggtttaagccataCTCAACCAGTGGAGGAGTagggcccagtgtggattgatggactccacacacctttgagaacattatggagaactatcaggcatgcaggtttcctcatgttttccagtgatattttattgtttaaaatgcacatCATCTCAAGTCCTGAACCACTCTATCACAGCTAATAGCTGGTGTATGTATTATTGCTTACTTTATGTCCTCGAGGATATCCTCATATTCCTCCTCGTCACGAAGCTCGTCAGGTGTCACCATGTTGAGTAGGCAAAGCACCTCAGTGGCCGGGCCTGCGCCCGCCAGCGTCAGGCCCGCCACTTGAAGAGTTACTGGCGCCGCGCCCGTCATTGCTAAGACAAAATTAccacttataataaatacttagggtACACTTTTAGTTGGAAATGTTGATTTTAAACCCATATATTGGGTTTATAGTTTTGGCCTTAAAGGAAAACCATGTCTAGTCTGAGACTAGTAGATTTCTAGAAAAAtctgtgtattttattatttggaccTTGCTGTTGTAgcagaataataaaatacaataaaggtTTTAGGAATTTGattcatgaaatattaataattttgtaagaACCTCATTAAACAACAAAAACTTAAGTCTTACTAAACTTAAGGTCATAGGTTGTGAATCTCTTCCTTACATTGACAGTTTAAGACAACTTGCaatgtcaaatattttaataaattacaaaaaaaaaattggtccaAAAAAGTTACGATGCGATACTTGAACAGACCAATTAAACCAATAACAAAATTTGTAACactaaagtttaaaaaactaGAGCAGAATCTGATCACTACTTGAAAAAAACAggaaataacaaaagaaaatggTGTATGTAAGAGAAATTCATTCAAGATCACAAATACATGTGTTTTTGAATGCAATTTATGCATACCCCATACAATGgttctaagaaaaaaaaagccaGCTATCAGGCAGAACTTTCAATCATGAATTAACTTCTATTTCATCTTCATTCAATAATGTATTAGATGTGCAGTTGGCATATATAATCGAAGTGAAAAAGTGTTAGACTTTTCCTTATAGGTACTTAAagctatacttaaaataatgaatataagttattataaattaaatgtatgttGTTACTTAAATTAAGGAATTCCATCACTTTTGttgattttttggatattaAGCACACTCACAATAGCATTTTTCACTAGCAAACTTAACAACAATTGGTTCCCAAATTGTGGGTGATCTTATTTATCAAGGACACTTTTTGACAACTGACAGCATATCTAGTAATATTGTTGATTGaagtttttttagttaaaatgttGTTACAACTGTGCTTTTGActctaagcaataaaatataatcttaatCTATAGTAAAATTcgaatatatacaaataagatataaatttaattgctACTACTACATTTCTAATCTACACAACTCTACTTATAAATCAACTTTGGGGTTTATGAAAACTCACCCAATGTTGAATTCTTAGCTCCAATACTTGCACGTTGAACAATAAGCTTCTTATCTCCCAGCTGCATACCATTCAGACCCGCAATAGCCTACGAGATACACAAGGTATTAATGTATCCTAAAATCTAAGTACTTCATTTTTTTGGATGAAGAACGATTTATGTACCTGATCAGTCATTGATATATCAACATATTCGGCAAAAGCATAGCCCTTGCTCAGGCCTGTTGAGGAATCCTTTACCAAGTTGAAGGCTCGCAGCTGGCCAAATGACATCAGAAGTTCCTTTACCTGCACAGCAGTACATTTGTAACATTTCAAAGAGTACaacaatacacttttttttgtataaatatttaaatagaatacaataatacaacATAAGTTTCTAATGTCACTTGTATAAGTTGTAAGACATGTTACAGTTCCCGTTAAATTTGCTAAACAAAGGCAGCAAACTTATGAATTAATTGAATCTGACCTGTGTCTAGCCGCATGTTACAATCAGATGTGAACGGAGGAGACTTGCCTTGTTGTGCCGACGTCTCGTTCAAGTACAAGACGTATAGGTGAGAATGAGAGACAACAGTGACACGCGGGCCGCGAATGTGCCAAATCTAAGCTAGGGAGGGGCAGAAAGCAAACTATCAGTGAGTTGTTTGTGAATATATAGAGCGTGAAGCGTTCACGCCTGTCCCAGATAGGGGTACCTGAAAATTCCTGAAATGGATCAAAAAATTCGCGGCTCACTGCTGGCTCCTCCCGCCCTGTCAACTGTTGAATCTCGCCCTGAAATGGCAGAGGCTCCTAGGTTTCTATTATGGGAACTGACTAGACAGTATCTGTATACAAAGgctgttttgaattatttatagataatacCCAAAGGCGACTCAGGGAAAAGCTTTGCTATCATTGTTTATGTGTTAAAATGCATAATATGCATTACAATTTCAGAAACGGTAGAATCAAGTGCAGTAAAAAATCAAGTTTTAACTTTATAAGTGCATTTTTTCCCTTAACATTGAGTTCAAGAAAACTTCACCAAAAATGTGTTTAATGTGGACTTTGTACTGACCTGGAAcatataatgttatatattattgcCGAATTAATAAATGACTTCTAACCTCATAACTCTGGGACTGAATCCCAGATCAACAAAACTTTTGCAACTAAATGTAGTTCAACCAAGACATTTTATacgattattttaaataaacatataagaaGTGTTAGTAATTCTATacttttattaacttaagtgGGTTTAATGTGTATAAAATCCACCAAATACTAAAATtccatcattattttaatttatttcgaaaatGAACTTCAATGATTTAAGACCCATAAAAcccgttttttttagttttgatgCATAGAAACTTGAGTAACTAGGAGTTATATTTGAGggtcaataatttttttcttagtttCACTTTGGGGAAAATTGTAATTATCGAtggttattattgtaattatttgtggttttttttattatcaaggATTTcctttactaaaatataaacaattacaaattaaatattaacttgtgcttgcatatattttataaatcggaataattatgtttgcatttttaaattacaggtACCACAATAACTTACTTGATCCTCATTGAGATAGTTAGGCAGACCGCCAATAAAGATTTTGTGCGGTGAATCTGGAACTACAGTACTGATAACACCagctaaaaataaatgcaactattattttacttaaccTACATGAAACTATTTTATAGTTAcacacaatatattataattcagcatttgaaattatatttatattgc
This portion of the Pararge aegeria chromosome 14, ilParAegt1.1, whole genome shotgun sequence genome encodes:
- the LOC120629225 gene encoding splicing factor U2AF 50 kDa subunit: MGEDKDRRRRSRSREQRRRSRSRSKERREKRRSKSRSPQTKRSRRRKPSLYWDVPPPGFEHITPLQYKAMQAAGQIPANIVADTPQAAVPVVGSTITRQARRLYVGNIPFGVTEEETMEFFNQQMHLSGLAQAAGNPVLACQINLDKNFAFLEFRSIDETTQAMAFDGINFKGQSLKIRRPHDYQPMPGTENPSINVPAGVISTVVPDSPHKIFIGGLPNYLNEDQVKELLMSFGQLRAFNLVKDSSTGLSKGYAFAEYVDISMTDQAIAGLNGMQLGDKKLIVQRASIGAKNSTLAMTGAAPVTLQVAGLTLAGAGPATEVLCLLNMVTPDELRDEEEYEDILEDIKEECNKYGCVRSIEIPRPIEGVEVPGCGKVFVEFNSIADCQKAQQTLTGRKFSNRVVVTSYFDPDKYHRREF
- the LOC120629224 gene encoding uncharacterized protein LOC120629224, translating into MGLRKPVLFYFAVVLVILSTLTHETEARRRILRGRRVMTRTYYRGNAVPAWAISLLAGIGMLIIGGVLYAVMRKLVLSSETGTLNTYQPAMQHDNSV